A single region of the Cricetulus griseus strain 17A/GY unplaced genomic scaffold, alternate assembly CriGri-PICRH-1.0 unplaced_scaffold_1, whole genome shotgun sequence genome encodes:
- the LOC113838604 gene encoding igE-binding protein-like, giving the protein MVAESQKMLKEVQDNISETERDERIGARKRKDMSKEKGPPQDIKKGGEKIGNNRSHPGEFKRNKDLKPSLCPTTKLEVLEQSSSDSEILDSSKEAELDEELPKIKANMRPPPVNPAGVLPSAPPLYGTDSFLPLEERRKLQMAFPVFENEGARVHAPVDYNQIKELAESVRKYGVNANFTTIQVERLANYAMTPTDWETTVKAVLPNMGQYMEWKALFYDAAQAQAKANVTAENENQRQWTFEMLTGQGPHALNQTNYIWGVYAQISAAAIKAWKALTKRDESGGHLTKIVQGPQEPFSDFVARMTEAASRIFGDAEQAMPLIEQLVFEQATQECRAAIAPRKSKGLQDWLKICRELGGPLTNAGLAAAILQTQRRRNTSACFNCGKTGHLKKDCRAPERMREVELCRRCGKGYHRASECKSVRDIKGRLLPPREEPKASQPKNGLRGPWSQGPQKYGNQFRKSNSEKEGTPEDTPEWTCVPPPTSY; this is encoded by the coding sequence atggtagcagagagtcaaaaaatgcttaaagaggtacaggataatatatcagaaaccgaacgagATGAGAGAATAGGAGCTcgaaaaaggaaggacatgtccAAGGAAAAAGGCCCTCCCCAGGatataaaaaaagggggagagaaaatagggaataaccggtcacaccccggtgaatttaagagaaataaagacttaAAACCTAGCCTCTGCCCTACAACGAAACTAGAGGTCTTGGAGCAGAgcagctcagactctgagattttagactctaGCAAGGAAGCAGAGCTAGATGAGGAGCTgccaaaaataaaagcaaatatgaggccaccgcctgttaatccagcgggtgtgcttccatcagcacccccattatATGGTACTGACTCTTTTTTACCACTAGAGGAGCGAAGGAAAttgcagatggctttcccagtctttgaaaATGAGGGGGCAAGAGTACATGCTCCCGTAGACTATAATCAGATTAAAGAATTGGCTGAATCAGTCCGGAAGTATGGGGTCAATGCCAATTTTACAACAATACAAGTAGAAAGACTAGCAAACTATGCTATGACACCCACTGATTGGGAGACAACAGTAAAAGCAGTGCTCCCCAATATGGGACAATATATGGAGTGGAAGGCTCTTTTTTATGATGCAGCCCAGGCACAGGCAAAGGCCAATGtcacagcagaaaatgaaaatcagagacAATGGACCTTTGAAATGCTGACAGGACAGGGGCCACATGCCCTCAATCAAACTAATTACATTTGGGGCGTATATGCCCAGATATCAGCTGCCGCCATTAAAGCATGGAAGGCATTGACAAAAAGAGATGAATCAGGTGGACATCTTACAAAGATAGTCCAGGGGCCCCAGGAGCCATTCTCAGACTTTGTGGCCAGAATGACAGAGGCTGCTAGCCGGATATTCGGTGATGCAGAACAAGCCATGCCTCTGATTGAACAATTAGTCTTTGAACAAGCAACTCAAGAATGCCGAGCAGCCATAGCTCCACGGAAAAGTAAAGGTTTACAGGACTGGTTAAAGATCTGCAGAGAACTCGGAGGGCCACTTACTAATGCAGGCTTGGCCGCAGCCATCTTACAAACCCAAAGGCGCCGAAATACATCTGCCTGCTTTAACTGTGGAAAAACAGGGCACCTTAAAAAGGACTGTAGAGCCCCTGAAAGGATGAGAGAAGTGGAGTTGTGCAGGCGCTGTGGAAAAGGTTATCATAGGGCCAGCGAATGCAAATCTGTGCGGGACATAAAAGGTAGGCTTTTACCCCCTAGGGAGGAACCTAAAGCGTCCCAACCAAAAAACGGGCTGCGGGGCCCATGGTCCCAGGGCCCTCAGAAATATGGGAACCAGTTCCGGAAAAGCAACTCAGAGAAGGAAGGGACTCCCGAGGACACTCCGGAGTGGACCTGTGTGCCGCCTCCGACTTCTTATTAA